The DNA segment GGGGCTTCCTTCCATGACACTCAGGCTTTAGTTTCTGGAATTGTGGGGATGAGTCTCTttcttctctggtcctctcttcttGGAGCCCAGGGAACACACAGACCTAGGCTGTTTGCCAGCTTAAGGTAGGACTGACTGAGTAGTGACTGCTTGCTTCCTGTTGCCCAGCCAGGTCAACAATGCCCTGCTCATCACCCAGGGGGCTCTAACCAccctggggctgctgctgttgGACTTGGCTGCGGCTGTCCAGAGAACTGAGGATGCAGGACTGGAGCTGGTACGTGGACAGGTCACTATCTGGGTGACCTTCTGATTCAGTTCCAGCTTGTGTGCAGGTTGCCTCTTCCTCTTTAAACCTGAATCCCTACTTGTCTTTACAGCTGGTATGCCCTGTTGTTCGGTGTCTAAGCAACTTGCTGACAGAGGCAGCAGCAGAGACTGTGGGAGGGCCAATGCATCTCCGAGATGAGCGTGTTCTGGCAGCCTTATTTATCCTTCTGCAGTTCTTTCTCCACAAACAGCCTAGCCTGCTTCCTGAGGGCCTCTGGCTCCTTAACAACCTCACTGGTAAGCACCATGATCTGCCTTGGCCTGGACCTTTAGCTCCTAGGAATATTTCCTCTTGGTCTGAGCTGAGGTGGGTAGGATTGGGAGTGGGTTGGTTTCATGCCTGAGTTGGAGGAACTTCACTCTGACATTTTCCCTTTTAGCAAACAGTCCTAGTTTCTGTACCTCCTTGATCTCCCTGGATCTGATTGAGCCCCTCTTGCACTTGCTGTCAGTGTCTAATGTGGTGAGCGTATTGGTAGGTATTTGGGTTCCTTGAGTCCAAGATACGGTGGCCTAAGTGTAAAACAGTGGGAGCAGACCTGAGCCCTCAGAAGTACCCTGAGCTGAGAGCTGGCAGGTGGTGTGGTATTGATTCCTTCAGGGCCAGACCATCAGTCACAGAGCAGTCTAGGTGTGAGTTCCTAAACTATAGTTTACTAGTTATTAACCTTTGGCATGTCAGCTAACCAccttaagcttcagtttcctcatttataattGGGAATAGTAATCCTACCAGAGGGTGCCTGAAGGGATTACAGAATATGCATATTAAGAGTGCTTGGCATGGTGACTGGGCATGTGGTCAGCACTCCATTCCAGCTTTGGGTTTCATTGTGGGTACTGTGTACATGTTTCTGTCTGCAGGTGCTCACAGTTCTGTGCAACGTTGCAGAGAAAGGTCCCGCTTACTGTCAGCATCTATGGCCAGGGCTCCTGCTCCCCACCTTGCTGGACACGCTGGCCCTCTCTGACACTGAAGTAGTAGGCCAGAGTTtggagctgctgcagctgctgttcCTCTATCAGCCAGGGGTGGGTTTCTGGCCTTAGTCCCCAGTCCCCCTGTTCCACCATGGCCCCCTTCCTTACAGTCTTTAATCATTTCTCTGGGCCTGGCTAGCCTATGTGGGCTCCAGGTTCAATCAAACTTCTTGTTGGGAATGCACTCTTCCAAGAAGAGATGGTGCTAACTCAAGGCTGTGGTGTTTGTGTGCTGCAGCTCAGGGACCCAGTGTTGAATCTCTTTCTTCCCTGCTCTTAGGCTGCCCAGGCCTTCTTGCAGCAGTCAGGGCTGCAGGCCTTACAAAGGCATGAGGAGGTGGCACAGCTCCAGGATCGCGTGCATGCTCTGCAGCAGACAGCTCTTCATGGGTGACTTGACTTCTGAAAGTCATGTACTCCACTCCTTATCTCCCATACTCCCCAGTGTCCTGGCCCATAGAGCCCCTTTGGGGGTTTAGAACCATAAGGGTATCATGCCCTCAGCTCCTACACCTAAGCCTAAGCAAGGACCTCTGGATCCCAGCTCCTCCCCTTTCACCCAGCactgtccaggcaagaggacCAGATGGAACTCAGTGTGGTGTACTTAATATAGGTCCCTGGaacctccttttttcttctttccctttttttgatTCAGTGACTCATGGCTTTTGatggaacagaataaaataagttttatttttatattcaactGCTTTCCCTCAGATGGTTGCACAATAATGGGTAGTTGGTGGGATGCGAATCAGATCATTTTTAGACAGCATTTTCAGCACAATCTTTATACAGAACAAAATACATTTCTCCACATTGTACTCAGTCCAGCAGAGCCCAGACTCTGGGGCTGTTGTTTTTAATCCTCAGTGGAGACTTCAGGCTTTGCTACTTAGCACATTCTCCAGGGCTCTAGTTACCTGATCAACACTGAAGTTGTTCAGAGAGACATTCTTCTCTTGGCCAAATGCTGAGGAGACAGGAGGATTATTAATTATTCACTCTGCACTGTACAGGCTACCAAAGTAGTCTTCCACTTACACTCTTGGTAGGATAGGAAGGGTAGTAAAGAGATACGACCAAAATATATTTGACATGCCTAGGATTTATCCAGTGGGTCTCTAACATATCTTGGAAGCCCAGGTCTAAGTAGAATTTTGGCTCATTCTGGGTGGTCATAATGGGAAGGAAAGTGTTTCAGGGAGGTTTTAAGGGGCATGGTAGCACTGAGTATTAATCATTGTGAACAGAGTATTACATGGGCCTGCCTCTTAATTGTGCCCTTTTAATGGATCCTGTAGTTCATAAACTAAAGTTATTTGTGTGTCCATCTCCTCTAGCCTACTAGCTTtcagaaggaaaattttttttcctgcaaacaaCTTTTAGTGCATGGCATACTGCAGTTAGCTGCACTGTTAAAATCAATCTGCCCTGGGTGtgactccctgcctccctccagaCATTCCTAAGGCAAAGTGTAATTAAAAGCTGTGATTAAAAATACCATTAttcagtgagtgaaagtgaagtcgctcagtcgtgtctgactctttgcgaccccatggactgtagcatggcaggctcctccgtccatgaaattttccaggcaagaatactggggtgggttgccatttccttcttcaggggatctgcctgacccagggatggaacttgggtctctcacattgcaggcagactctttaccatctgagccaccagggaagcccaattattcaGTAAGTATGAATATTTATTGTGTCTCTGTGTTCAGGCAACATGACGgtagttttcaaactgtggtaaaATGACACAGGTAGTATGTTAATAAACGCTTGGTAAAATGAAATAGGGTAAAGAGGCAATGTTACATAACTGGTCAGGAAATGCCTTTTTGAGGAGGTGATATTGAAGTTCAGACCTACAAGATTACCTGAATTGTAACCTGAAGAGCCAGCTACTTAAGTCTGGCAGAAGTGCAGTCTAGGATTGGGGAACAAATGTAAAAGCTCAACCGTGTTATGCATCTTAGCTGAATAACGTTAGGCATGTTCCATACAATTGTTCGTTCAGCGTTCTAATCtctaaaagatgagaaaaaggaaTCCACTCCTCATATACTTAAGGTTCAAGAGATTTGGACAGGAAAGCACTCAACAcaggcaaaaccaacacaatactgtaaagtaattagcccccaattaaataaatttatattaaaaaaaaaacaacaacacagggCCTAGCAGTAAATAGTCAACACAGCATTATTTTAGGGTTTACTATTGCGATTCCCATACGCCACCTGGACCCGCACTGACCATAGATAATTTGAAAGGACCTACGTTGGGGGGCTGGACCAGCATCTCTTCTCCCCTAACTGAAACCTGTTCTGAACTACAAAAACGATTCCTATGCAGGGCAGGGCCCGCCTCCACATGTTACTTGGATACAAACACTCTAACTCTGCGAGTGTATATTTCCTTATTTACATCAAGATCAACAGCAAAGATGAAGTCTGAGTCCCAGTCCCTGTATAGgtttctgtgtgaccttgggcggcCCTTTCTCTTTTGGAACGTTTGTTCCCCTACCGGGGTCTCTGGTTCCCTGCGTCCCGCGCTCACCGTAGCGGGCCCAGAGCTTGGGCTGCACATCCGAGCACTCGCGGATTAGGATGGGCAGGTCGGGATTCACTTTCTTCAGCTCCACATAGCGTTTCTCAATGAAGTCCCTGCGGGCAGGAGAGAGCACCGCGCGTGCGGTGTGGGCACGGGCCTCTCCAAACACCCGGGAGGTCGAGGTCATGACCCTGGCGCCCCGAACCCCACCCGCCTCACTGGGCCGCGCCTCACCTGACGCCCTGGCTGCCGGGCGAGCGCTGGCACAAATGGATACGAATTTCACGAAGACCCAATTTGCCTCGGACTCCACGAATCGCTGCAGCCGCCGCCATTTCGGCTAGTACTCAATCATCCGCCCTAGACCTTCCGGCCAAGTAATCCTATCAAATCAGCTTCGGACGCTCCAGCCCCGTGATAGGTTGGCGTATACAAGGGGCGGGGCCATGCTTAGCCAATGCCATAAAAGCATTGCCGGTCGACTCCTACTCTGATTTCTCCGCCCGCGGCCGAGACGGAAAAGCTGGGGCTCGAAAGGAATTGTGGGTGGTCTCCTGAGGTGCATTGTGGGGAGATTCGTGTAGCGTTGTGTTGTTATCGGATCATCAGTCGTCGTTGTGGTTGAAACACCGCGGACGAAATGCCAGAACGAGATAGTAAGGCTTGGGTCATCTCTCCTTTCCCCGCGGGACTTGGGACATTTGGCGTGTTATTTTGGCCTCAGAATTGAAGCCgtatgtgttgggggtggggcggAGTGAAGGCGGGCCGGGAGTGTGACGCTTGGAGCCTGGCGAAGCAGTTGGGCTCCGAAAGAGGCCGGGAAACTCCAGATTGTCCCTAAATCTTGTTCTTGCCCCAGCCCACGACAGATAAGATTTATCTGTggacctcccccaacccctgtcACTTAATTTTCAGTTACGTCAATTTACCTTTTGCGTAGTATCTTAGATGTCATGTTCAGGATTTCTTGGCTGATCCTCCAGCCTGGTTTTAGGGGTCCCGTCCTCTGCGCTCCCGTAGCTCCTTGTATTTTTCTGCTTCAGCATTTTTTACACTGTATTGTCAGTGTCGCTGTTCTTGACTTTTTGCCCCACTAGATTGTGAGCAAGTTGACAGGGAAAGACATCTGTATTGTTCACTTCTGAATCCATAACTTTCGCACAGGACCTGACTCTTAAAgagatttattaaattaatatcaATTCTTTTTTTAGGCGAACCATTCTCCAATCCCTTGGCTCCAGATGGCCACGATGTGGACGATCCTCACTCCTTCCACCAGTGAGTGTTTTAATGTAGAACCATGGGAATGAGCTGGGAAATGAGcgaagtggtggtggtgatggtgaaagAATTCTGAATGTCTTGTCAGGAAGAATGGTCAGAGAATCATACCACTTGCCCTGTTATCTCTGTGAACTTTAACTGGGTTAGGCCAACTGCATAAAAGTGTTAGAGGGGAAATAATGGCAGGGTGagtgctaattttttaaaattcatgtttaattttgtgttatttaggaattaatttttgtataaaattaaaacttcagaATGAAGTCAATGTTGTCTTTGATAACATACCCAATTTCAGTCCCTTTTTTAGAGGTAACCACTTTACCTTTTTTACACATATCTTTTTTTGctactctttttaaaatgcatttatacaCATGcatttatatctcagtaaaatatATCATTGCCTTAtgagttaaaatattaaaattaagttatgttacattgtgtgtatataatttTGCCATCTGATGATCTTCCCTTCTCAATATCTTGGTCCTTATTTTCATGGCAGTGAcaaggactcttttttttttaagtttgtcttttgtcagtttaatttgcaGATCTCTGGTACAGAATATAAGAGGGTAGAGGGAAAGTTTTTCCTACCCTATTTGTTAACCTACGTACTTGTTGGCGTCAAGTATACTAATAGCCAGTCCTACTTGGTTCTTGTTCTGCCTCAGCAGCGAGACCAACCCTCACCCTTAGTATGATACTCAACTTCATCTTCCTCCCAGGCAAGATACCCTGCCTTCATCTTCCCTAACAGCCTGTCTTTTGGCTTTCTCTTAGCTCATGCCTTGTCTCATCAATGTCCCTCCAGGTGTGAGCATGGGTCCCCGGACTACCTGGCAGGGAGAGGCACGTGAGGTTCATGTAGTAAGTGTCCAGGtggctggagctggactctgccACACAGTACACACAGAAGTGATTGCATCCCAGTGCCACCAGCTGTGATGGCTGTGCATCCCCCACATAGGTTTCTAAAATGCTGGTGGGTCAGGGCCAGGGCTCAGACCCCAGAATCCCACCCTCAGAACTCTATAGTATGGGATAGCTGTGTCCTAGTGACCCCAAGTGGAAATGTAGTCAGCCCCGAAGTAGGGATGCATACCTCTGCTGAAGGACTCCCTTCTTGACCAAACTCTAGTCAGGCTTCTGCAAGGCTTATATTTTTTACCAGGTCTCCTGAACCGAGTTTTAGCAAAGAATTCTGTTAGGGTGTGGAGaataccatccatccatccatcaatcaaTCAATGAGATCCAGTTATGCCTCTTGATAATCTAATCAAATTCATCTTCCACTATACCTTTGATGTCTGAGTAATTTTCCATAAATTCCCTATTGTCTCTGTTGTATTCAGAGTTGAGTTTTGATCTCTATCCCCTTTTACAATAGTCTTAATTCATATTTTGGTAGTGTTGAAGAATCATTTTTGGGGAGACCTAGCAGGATTCTTTGCTACAGTGGGCTCAGCAGGCCAAGGAAAAGGCCTACTCTGAAGAGAATTCAAAGGAAACTTATTTGAGTTTGGTCATTGTGTCAGTTAAAATTATATCTTATGCCATCAGTGCTATGTTCTCCACATTTGGGAAATACTGTCACAGTTTATTTATTAATAGTCTCCAGTGAGAGTTTAGGTTGTTCccaagtttttattattttcaaaactgTAATTAGATCTCTTTCACATGCCTTATACACATAATGCCAGTAATTGACCAGGTTAAATACAGATGAATGGAGTTGCTGCATCATAGGATAttacacatttaaattttaagaaagataCTGGCAAATCGTCCTCCTAGTTATCTATACTGATTTATATTCCTGTTGGCGATATGAGAATATCCAGTTCCCAAATTCTCACTCATTCTTGATTTATCAAACTTTTTAATCATTAGCACTGACGCATTAAAAAGGGCAtgtctttgttttaatttgtatttccctgatttCTAGTAAAGTGAACCATATTttttacatactccttttccagttctCATCGGGTActaatttgtaaaaatttttgCCCTTTAGATCAAAACTCACTAATGAAGACTTCAGGAAACTTCTCATGACCCCAAGGGCTGCACCTACCTCTGCACCACCCTCTAAGTCACGTCACCATGAGTAAGTTCTGGGTTGATCCAATCTGTGTCCTGACTATTTTCTATGGAAAATTTATTGAACTAGATGTCTTAGGAACttgaaagccttttttttttttttttgaagtccaTGGTTTTGATTCTCTCCCTCTTGAGATTGAAGCTCTAGGAAAGACTGGGATGCTCTAGGGATCTCAGTTTTTCTCAGAGTATGTTCCACGGACCATTTGTTGGACGAACTAGAGTTGCTGCTGGTGCTTAAATAAGTAGATTTCTGGATCCATTCCAGCCCCACAGACTCAGATTCTAGGGCAGATATTTGGGTATATATTATTTTAGTAGTCCTTCAGATggttgtgatgctttctaaaattTGAGAAGGACTCACCTACAAATATTGACATGGATCTCTGCCTGATTAAAACTGACAGTTTTTGCTTTGGTCAGTATTCTAGGCTTTTCTTTAATCCTCAAGGGTACTTCTTGGGGTTTCTTGGGCTGTGGCAATATTTTGCTATccgtgaatttcttttttttgctaGGATGCCAAGGGAGTACAATGAGGATGAAGATCCAGCTGCacgaaggagaaaaaagaaaaggtaaaggaaGGTGGAGGAGTGTTGGGTTTTGTGGTGGATGGTATTTGGGGGTAAGGAATAGGGGCTAGTTAGGAGCCAAGAGATTGAGGTTTTCCTTTGTCTTGAGGTTCTCTGCTTT comes from the Bubalus kerabau isolate K-KA32 ecotype Philippines breed swamp buffalo chromosome 1, PCC_UOA_SB_1v2, whole genome shotgun sequence genome and includes:
- the NDUFA2 gene encoding NADH dehydrogenase [ubiquinone] 1 alpha subcomplex subunit 2 — its product is MAAAAAIRGVRGKLGLREIRIHLCQRSPGSQGVRDFIEKRYVELKKVNPDLPILIRECSDVQPKLWARYAFGQEKNVSLNNFSVDQVTRALENVLSSKA